The window GGACGGCATCGAACTAACCTCCGCGACTACGGATTCCGGCAACCTGGTCGCCTGGGCCATCGACGGTGACTCCCCCGCCTCCGTCCGCGTCCTGCGCGGGGTGGATGATCCCGTCGCCGTGTCGGGCTCGCTGGACGGCACGACCCGCCGCTGGCTGGATCGGGGCGTCGAGCCCGGCGAGGGTTACGTCTACTGGCTCGAAGTCACGGATAGCGAGGGCTATGTAACAAGATTCGGGCCGACGGCGGCCGTCGTCGTGCCCGAGCAGGCGCAGCGGTTGGCCCTCGATGAGCCGTATCCCAACCCGGCGGATAACAGCGTCAGCATCGCTTATACGCTGCCCGAGGCCCAGCGCGTCAGCCTGAGCGTCTATGACCTGGCCGGGCGCCGGGTGGCCGTGTTGTCCGAGGGCGAGCTGCCCGCCGGACGGCACGAGGTCGCCTGGGACTGCGCCGCCGCGGCCGCCGGCGTCTACCTGCTGCGCCTGGAGACGCAAGGCGCGGCGCTCAGCCGCCGGGTCGTCCTCGGACGCTAGCGGAGCTCTGCCGCAGACCTGATCGGTTGGATAAACCTGCTTCAGCCGAAGACAACGGCAACCCGCGACAGGAAGGGAATGGATTTCTCAGGACCCTCCTCGTACTGACCACATCTTTCTCGTATTCAGTCCTCTCTGCGGCCGCGCGACCGGCCCCGTCAACCTGGACTTCGTCGAGCAGGACGGCAAGCTCTATGCCGACGTCCGGGCCGTAACCGCCGGTAACACCTACCCCGAGAGGAAAGTGGCCGAGTGGTGTTGGATGGCCGACGAGTGGTTCACTCTGGTCGATTTCGACAAGGACGGTGGGAGCGACTATTCCGACCTCGTGTGCGTCTGCGAGCTGAACAACCCCTATCCCGT of the Candidatus Coatesbacteria bacterium genome contains:
- a CDS encoding T9SS type A sorting domain-containing protein, whose translation is MKRLFCLVFLIALVATAVAGDWHIETVDSGGETGRYTSLALDSSDRPHIAYFDSTNLALKYAVGCDSKWEIQTLESGSSGRYASLALDVSDNPRISYYTGYPGFNLRYAVWNGSSWDFETVDDADRVGSHTSLALDSSGNPYISYYDSANNALKLATTAAGWTVDGIELTSATTDSGNLVAWAIDGDSPASVRVLRGVDDPVAVSGSLDGTTRRWLDRGVEPGEGYVYWLEVTDSEGYVTRFGPTAAVVVPEQAQRLALDEPYPNPADNSVSIAYTLPEAQRVSLSVYDLAGRRVAVLSEGELPAGRHEVAWDCAAAAAGVYLLRLETQGAALSRRVVLGR